In Syngnathoides biaculeatus isolate LvHL_M chromosome 19, ASM1980259v1, whole genome shotgun sequence, the genomic window TTTATGTAGAACATCACATGACCAAACCCGAACAAACAGAATTGGCAGAATTTCTGTGTTTGCTGTGGTAGTTGGAATAATGCTGACCTGATGGTTTGAAGCCAAACCTGGTTAAATTATATTCTCTTTACTAAATTTGTTTTAGGACAAAAGTTACATAGTTGTATATAAGATATttctatatatattattatatacgCAAACTGGAAGGAATTCATAACATGTGAATTGTTGATCTTTGGTAGTCCCTGAAGACATTTTATGGAAACCATAGCACATTATAGACATTTAATATTCCTACAGTTGCTTTGTACAGGTTTCCTGCCGTCAGGTTCTGACAGTTACGTGGCCCAGAAAGAAATTTGACCTGTTTTGCCAAATGTGGACGTTGTCTGGGTATAATCCCCATTCTCAATTGAAATGCATGATGTCAATTCTTTTAGCTCTGCTTTAGCACACCATGTACTCAGATTGCTATGCtggtgtttattgttttttttgggggggtgaggaGTAAATGTGTAACAAAACACGTTCTGATATGgacaatatttgacattttttttaaaagtgccacACCGGTGTTTACGGGGAGTCAGGACATAGTGTTCTTTTAACTCCTTATGGAAAAGACTGTATCTTTGACTCAACACACCCCcacgctctctctctcatacacacacCAAAATATTCAGTTTAAATGAGACCACTGTTCTTGTTAGCGCCCGTTCTCCTCCTGTCAaccacattttccaaaaatggtGAGCTCAGGAGGCAAGGAAGGACTAATAGGGTATGTTGTTAGATTGTGTGTGATAAATGAAATTGCAGGACGACAAGCCCCATCGGAGCAAGCAATATGACTGTAAGTGGTCCAGCTAATGATTGGAAAAATCAAAGTCATGAACATGTGATTTGATATAGCCACAGACAGGAGTGTGAACACGTTCATTATCGACTGCAAATGGCCTCTGGTCTGATTTCTGGACTATTACATAATTTACTTTTCTCTTATATGTAAAGCTCATCTTATTTGAATTAAtttacttggggaaaaaagattGGATGCATGAGTGAGATTCTTCAACACATTTAATAAGGAATTTGAGGTTTATCATGTTATACAGTATGTCAGTTAGTGATACATAATTATATCTCTCTTCCTGTAAAGATAAAGATAAGCTGTTCTATTTCTGGCACTGGATATACCCCAGATTATTCAGTGTGCTAATAATAATGTGATCACAAATCTTTTGCATGTCCAATACACAACATAATATAAGGACACTGATGTTCAGCAAGCACGTGCGCCtttcccacaaacacacacacagtttttcaCTAAATAAGCCACATACATTTAGcttgcaaacaaacaagaacaactAACAGAACTCTAATAATCACGGGAGTGGTCACTTTTAGTTGAAAAAACACACTAGCGAGTTTACCAAGCCACCAAGAGGAAAGAAAACCCCTAATGTTTTATTTCTGCTAAAATGTAATGTCTTTTGAAaagtaatgttttgaaaagtaATGTTTACTTGAACAACATCCTTATTTTCTCCCACTCCCCTGAAGAACACTGTCATGTCAGCCAAGTCCTCCAGCGCTTTCTTGAGAACCGCCTGTATGTCAAATAAAAAACGTAAATTTCCACTTCCTCGGTTATATCTTGTCAAAGGACAATTGCAACCAGACTGTCCCAAGATGCAAGCAGTTGTTAACTGGCCCACACCCACCAACCGCAAAGAACTTCTAAGGCTGCCTCATCCGCAATTACAGTATAGTGTCAATTCCTCTCACCAGCTCTCAGTTTTCGTGGACCACAGCAGCATCCCAAGCTTTCAACCAACTTGAGACCCTTTTTTCCAGTGCTACCACCCTACAACACTCAGATCCCTCCctccagtttgtggtggaggcgCTTTTATCTTGCAGTGAGACCCCTCTTCCCCAAAAGTTCATCCCTTTGCTGTCTTTCCCCGTTGTCTATTCCCTGCTAAATGGAACTAGGGCATTGGCAACCTAGAGCTGCTGGCCATAATCTGGGCACTGGAGTACTGGATGCACTGGCTGGAAGGACTAATTTACCTTTTATCAACTGGACTGATCACAAGAACCTTGCCTACCTCCGTCCTGCCAAATGCCATAAAGTCAATAACCTCGCTGGGTCTTCTTCTTGACCCGATTTAATTTCAGACTGTCTTTCTGTCCTGGATCCCGTAACAGCAGATGTGCATGTACTCACTCCCCTCCAGCCCTGATGCACCAGAACCTTCCTTCTCCTTATCCTTTTCTTGTGTTTCATTGGAAGATAGCCACTTTGAAAATTGGACAGGTGGTTAAAGAGGCTCAAAAGACTCATCTGGATCCAAAGACCGGGCCACCGCACTAACTGTTCGTACCTGAGTTTGCATGATCTGATGTCTTTCACCTGTCCTCCTAACATCACCCCACCATCAATTTCATCCAGTAACACTTCTTGTGGCCCAGCCTAGTTAAAGACACGTGGGAGTTTGTCAGAGCCTGCTCCGTCTATACATAAGGAAAGACTTCACACATGCCCCGGCTGCTTTGATGCATCTCTTACCTATTCTGAGCCACCATTAGTCCCAAATTGCCTTGGACTTTGTTACCAGTATACCCCCCCTGAAGGTAACTCTATAATTTTTGTATTATGAATCCTTTCcccccaatatgtccattacttACAACTCGGAAATCTACTCTCGCCTCTACGCCTTTGAAACTGCTAACCTCCATGTTCAATAGTCTTCAAACTTCACAGGATTGACATTGACAGGGAACTGAGGTCCTCACTTCTCCTCCCTTGTCAGGAAAGAGTTCTGTAAAGTGGTCGCCGCAGTTTGCCAGTTTGTCTTTGGTATAGCGTCCAAAGACAGACATCCAGACAGAGCAGGCAAATCAGTCACTAGAATTGGCACCTTCACTGCGTTACCACATGCAACCCCATCTCCTGGAACTCATTCCTCCCATGAATTGAGTCCAAACTCTACTACCTCACCAGCTCCGCTACTGGTATGTCTCCATTCATAGCCTGTTACGGTTTCCACCCTCCAGGAGAAGGTGGTGGTGGTTCCTGTGGCAAGGGATCACTTTGAGAGGATCCAGACCATTCGGAAAGACATTTGGGTAGTCTTAACCCAGTCCGCAGAGCGAAACAAACGGCTCACGAACATTCGGCTCTCTCCTACGACTGAGTATGAGGTGGGTCTGTCTGTTTGACTTTTCTTCCGTGACCTCCCACTCCAGACTGCTGAGACATCTGCTGTGAGGAGGTTACTGTCATGAGCTGTGTTCTGCAGTTATTTTGTTGGACCTTGGGTGGCACTTTGcacacatctctctctctctctcctctctctctctctctctctctctctctctctctctcttcccagTAATCAGGATCATTTTGTCCAGACACCTGTAATTAATCAGCCTTCACCATCCCCTGTATAAAAGCCCATCAGGTCCAGGAAACCCTTGCTACAGTATTGACATTCTCCCATGGGACACTGGCTCTCTAACCAACACATAAGCTATGCCAGTCCTTACTATCCTTTTGACCTTCATGATTTTCTTTGTCCACAGTCCTCCTTTTGTGTCCCCAACCGTGTTGACCTCTTCCATTACACCACCAAGCCATCCACCTCCTCACGCCATTGCCTGCCCCACATTCCCTGTCTCGACAACCTGCCAGTAACCCTCAAGGATCCATCACCATGTGTTCTTCAATAAACTTTTCACCATAAAACTCTCAGCCTCCACTTGCTTCTGTGTCCTGTTAAAATTGGATTGTGACACAGTGTACTCAAAGAAAGCAcgggcaggttttttttttttttttttaaaaagctgtacatttgtattctttatcttctgctttttcatttggcttgtcccgttcggggtcaccagtgcGTGTCATCTTTATCGTACAATACTAAATCAAATACACACAACCACACTCCTGTAACCTTTCACATAGTGGTCTGAACATCAATATGAAAGCAAGTTGGACTGCATTAACGTCACAGACACAATTTGATAATAGCAAGGTTACATGAGGTCAGTGGGAATCCAGAGAATGGGAACACATGAGATTGAAAATCAGTGAGGACATACAGAACACCCATCAGCGTAAAATAATGAAAGTCTTCAAATTGCTTTTAACTTCAGTCTTTTTGTTTGGCCTCTGTGAAAAATACAATCTTTCACTGTTTCAGTTTCAGGAGATTTCTTGTTAAGACTGCATTTAAAATCACTGTGAAGGTATATATGGTATATGAAAATAGCTTGCAGAGTAAATGCATAGCATGCGTGAGTGACAGGTCTACGTGTTCGGCCCAACAGACCTACGTGGATGACCAGAGCCATGCAGTTAAAGTGAACTTTTTCTCCACACAATCCACCAATTATTCCAACAAACATTCCCCCTTTGTCTCCTCGAGGCTCTCAGGCCTGACAACACTAATGCGATTACGTGCACTTGGCTTACAGCCTGGCTTGTTTTAATAGTTAAGTTGTTTGCTTTACATCATGTCCGTTACACATGGGCTATAAATTCCATTTTAAGTAGCTTGCACTATgggaaatacaaaaaatgttactgcattgatgatttcattttccaaatataGACACTACATAGAATTGGATGTTTTCTCAgagttaattttcattttagttttaaagaaataatttaGGAATACAAAGCAGTTATTCACATATTAAACATCAACATGATACGATCATGGCCAGAAGATAAGAAGATAACTAAAATACAACAAGGATACCAACAAAtctaaaagaaaacaattaatACAAGTACTCATTGGCCTACCAGTATCATAGAACCCTGAAGTTGTTGCCATGGAAAAACAGTTGAGTACTTTTTTCAATGATAATGCAGTAATATGATATTAAGGTTAGAACTTAATAAAGTTTCTTTAAATGCTTAAAAAATTTACAATTTACATCAACACTCTTCTTGCTGTGCTGTGTGCAAACAAGGCTTGAGGCCAAACCAGGATTTAAGAATAAATATAGTGCTTCTGTTTCAATTTGAAGGATGAGGGTGGCCAAGTTAATTTCAATTTTGCTAGATTGGACACCACCATCCTAATTTGACTGAAGCTCTGAGTGGAGTATACAGTGCACCTTGAAATAGACATGGGGGGTGGAGGGactccacaaacacacacacacacacacacacacacacacacacacacacacacacacacacacacacagaacagcACAGTACATTGAAAAAAGCTCAATGGTGCGTTGATGTATGTGACGTGTGTAAATGTTTACTACATCAAAATGGTAGTAAATCAGCTTCATAATTCCTGTATTTAATACAAGCATTTCCTTGCGAACTAGGGATAATTGCTCCGATTGATGAACAATGCTGCACTTTGCAAATTTGGATTTGTTCAATTGAAGTTCTGTCACAGTTGGGAATTAGAATTCACAAAGTGAGAGTATTTCTGCTCATCTTGAATGGAACGAGACtggaacaaaagaaataaaagggaGCATCTAAAGAACTATTTACaccacgtgaggataagtggcgcagaaaatggatagatgtattaTAAGGTATACAGTAAAATATTCACTGTTATAGTGGAAATTCAATAAGTTATTGCATTTTAAAACGTACAGTAATCATTACAGTAGAGATGCATAGAAACATGAATTGTAGTTATTGTATTACTGTAAAAGACAAATATATGGTTTTACAGAACAGACTTAAAAATGTGATTGGATGAAAAGTCAACTAAGAAATACATTTCCACTCCCCCATCATCAAACTTGTTTGTGTTGGTTGGTTGTTTTTGCAACTGCCGGAAAAGTACCCAATTTTTACTTTCAGTTGAGTTTTCCTGGGTCATCACGATGGCAAACACAACTTTCCGCGCTCACACAGAGCGACATTCACACATTACGCACACAAACACCAACTCTTTTTCTGGAAGCCAACATCACACTGCTACTCTTGCTTACCTTTCCGCTGAGTTCAACATGTCTCGTTTTGCAGTGAAAACGTCATAATAATTCACAAAGACCCATGCCACGTGTTGCTGATATGCAAAGGTTTTGCTTTTTTCAGGATGCAATAAGACATCACTTGTGCCCCCTCTTGTACGACAAATATTTGCGCATTTCTCTCATTAAACACCTTCACTCTTTGTCATTTCAGACTGGGCTGCTGGTTGCTTGTTACCAAGGTTATGTTGACGTTGTCATAGCGCTGTCTCAGTGTCCGTATCTGGATGCTAACTGGCAGGACAGTGAGGGGAACACAGCCCTCATTACTGCGGCACAGGCAGGTCAGTCGCTcgctcacacacatacacacactctcatgcacacgcacgcgtgTACACTCACGCACACATTTATGCACTCACACAGCCAAGCACTATTGCACAAATtcattctcacacacacataggcCCGTTGACCAAGCAGTGCATAAAAATGTCTCCAGTCACATGTGAATAATGGATTGttatctttgtgcatgtgattTCTGTAGGTCACATTACAATCACCAACTACCTGCTCAACTACTACTCAGGATTGGACATCGAAAGGAGAAATTGTCATGGCTTCACTGCTCTCATGAAGGCTGCCATGCAGGGCCGCGTCGAATGTGTGCGCTCGCTCATGATGGCGGGTGAGGGCATGTCTGTACGTCAAGTTATGGAACACAATCGACTTTAACTTGGGAATCAAGGAACtccaacatttatttattttagctggaatgttagaaaacaaaaaaagtaacaaacatAAAACACTTCTGTCACTAAACTTAAAAACAGTGGTCAGTACAATTGAAGGCGATGCAAATGTTCAGTCCGAggttccacccatccatccattttctgagccgcttctgacaaaggttgcgggagtgctggtgcttctcccagctatcttctggcagggatacggggtacaccctgaactgaatgcCAGCCAATAGGAGGCCACATAGTTCATTCATACTAAAGTCACATCAgtgtctttatggaccttggTTTGTGCATTGGTGTACAATCATATTGGAACAGGAAGGGGGCATCCCTCAAATGTTCCAACAAAGTTGGGAGCAATGAGTTGTTTAAAACCCATGCTGAAtccttcatttcatttcactatAACTAAGGAGCcaacattttggacaattccaTGCACCGTAATTTGTGGGAACATATCCTCCATTTCTAACCTGGCTATGTAACAGTGCAATAAACCAAGatccataaagacatggatgagagagtTTGATGCAGATAAACTTGACTGGCATTAACAAAGTCCTGACATCAAcagaacaaaacacatttgagaTGAACTAGAGCAGCGACTAAGAGCTAGGACTTCACATCCAACGTCACTGTGTAACCTCACAAACACCCTTCAACTACTAGTCCatctggtaaaaaaaatccttacaaACACACTCCTTGAGGAAAGTCTTTTCAGAAGAATTAAAGCTGTCATAAAGGTAAAGGGCGGACCAACATCATATTAAACCCTATTGATTAAGTAGAGGATGTCACTTCAGATGATGTATTGCAGTGCCCCACTTTAAATGACACCATCTGTTCCTTTCAGGAGCGACTCTAAATGCACGAGATTGTGGCCGCCAAATGACCGCCAGGGAGTGGGCCTTGTTCACTGGGCGCTACGAAACTGCCTGGGTGATGGCCCGACTAATGGAACGCTCGACTCCGAAACAAATCTGTGATGGATACAGGTAAAAATCTCAAGACTCCTTCTTGGTCCTGTACAGTGATTGAGTTAAAGAGCAACTGCAACATTACACCCATGCTGCTTTCGTAGTCTAGAATGGCCTCCGCTAGCATCCATGGTGGCCAAATCCAAAGAGCCACGGAGCTGTCTGAAGCGCTTGACTGACACAATGCGCGACATCTTCAACATTGCCAATGTCACCAACCCCGAAGACACCGGCGTCATCGACCACCTGGTGTCTGTGACGACAGCCATCAGGAGCCCATTCATTGCTGTGACCTGTCATACGGTTAGTGGcaataaagtgaaaataaaaaattcctTCAAACATTTCGGATGGACCAATTTTGTAAAAAGGATGGGAGATTCCTCAgccaaattacatttattttggagACTTGGAAAACTTGTTCAAACGTCTCCCTCAGGAAGTCCTGTGGAGGATGCTCCAGTTGTATGGGGTACCGGACCCCCTTATAATGACTGTTTGGTCCCAGTCTGACTAATTTCAGAGTTTTATCAGAGTCAGAGTACTCCCCATTGCCAGCAGTAAGTTGAATATGTTTCTTTTGAGAGTTGGAGTCCATCAAGAGTACCCTTTGTTACCAATTCCGTCCATTGCCTTCATGGACAGAAGTTCGAGATGCTGCCAAGGCATTGAGGGGGTTTGGTCTGGTGAGAATACTGTAGCATTACATCTTTGGTTTTTGCAGATGTTGTGATTCTGATGTCTTAATTAATCTGTAATCTTCAACTCTCGCTGGAGCGGTTTGCAaatgagtgtgaagcggctcaggtgaaaatcagcacctccaaatctatGACAATGGTCTTCAGTTACAACAGGGTGGAATTCCCTCTCTGGGTTGAGGAGGAGCTCATGCCCCAATTGGAGGTGTTTAAGTATCTCGCGGCcttttcacgagtgagggaaggaaAGAGCAGGAGAGCGACAGGGGGATTGATGCCTTTCCATTGATCAAGACTCTGTACTGGTCTGTTGTGGTTAAGAAGGAGATGAGGCAAAATTGCAAAGTTTAAATTTACTGATTGATCTATGTTGCTACCCTCATTTAAAATCaccacagtacagtacagtagcattcaaaataatagcagtccaattcATGATATGCAATATCACCCCAATGTCATGGAGTGACCAGCCCGATCCCCAAACCTTAGTCCAATCCAGAATTTGTGGGATGaaatcaaaaatgctgtttctgaagcaaaaccaagaaatgtaaatgaattgtggaatacAATATTGTTAAGGagtcttggagtggaataacagatgaaaggtgccacaagttggtcgACTCTATGCCACACATGTGaaacagttattaaaaaaaaacgtggtcatacacagtcactcacatttgaaaaatgtacaggtgtggtcagtaatgccaacagatataaagttgcgggtgtgattagggatggaatctcaagacctcaaaataacttactgagttgttttACCCGAGtgtgtagttgttacctaataccataatcataatttattgacactgcacagactgtgacagacatttttaaagaggtaaatagacattcaatatcaaaagtaaatatAGACCATaagcatttagatatatggacagactcgtctgacgttagaacttagatcaagtcaaagtaaatcataaTCTCATACTGATTCTacttagatactgaaacattacctgtgttatatccagaaatgttttcagtgtaactgaatttcctttgacatggctcatgatgttgatgtctttcgacgtaaatgggctcggagtatgtgaaaaagctctgaacatgtgcttttgccATAACTTCCAAACGTagtcagtacggttaacttgcatttccggTTTTCctggtgaatactgattgtttaggatctggcttgttttgttactaacgtatcatgaatgctggatcttgttggttttctgagaatctactgcatctactggtaacttgttggacatgtagcaataataaatactgtatactgaCAATGTGGATTAATGTGGTTAGCCACAGTGGACTCCTATTGTTTTCAACACTACTGTAACTGCAATTTGTCAAAATACTGTGCTAAAACGAGAAGCCCCGCCCGTGTTGGATGTGGGTGCTTTTGTGCTTTTCCACtctcgtgactttttttttttgcctttgtgcCAACGAACTGTGTTGGATTGCGCTGGGGAGCTTCATTTATTATAAGGGTGGTGGTTTGTCACAATCTTGAGGAATTTTAGTGCCATATAAtgatgttgaagtgagttgaggggCTTTCTTTGGACAAAAGCAATGCATCATATAGGCATTATAAACCTTTGAGGTGGAGCAATTATTTGCTGATCTTTGCTTGCCTTAGGATCTTATGCAAACCAGATTAATGACAATCAACCTTGCATTTTAGGTGTGCCCTAACAGCCCCCCAAGTGTGGGCAAACGCCGCTACGCAGTTCCCGAAATCCTCCACCATCAGCGTGCCAAAGAAATCACCGCCATCAATCTGGACAGTGTGGACACCAACCTTAAGCTATTCCAGAACTCGCAGGTCACTCTGGTGCCCAAACCCTCACCCGACCGGCGGGCCAGCCTTCAAACACACAGAATGGCGCCCCGAGTCAGGAGCACCAGCCTAGGAATGTTGTCTTGTAACGAGACGGAGCTACGAAGGACCAGCCTGTTGCCTCTCCATACGATACTCAGGAGGAGCAGCATCAGACCGGGATTCAGCATCCCCAAGGTGAGGGTGTCCAAGGCCCCCACACCCACTTATGAGCCTGAAAAGATCCACAGGAAGAGCAGTGccaaagatggaggcaggcaactgcttcAGATCCCAAAGTGGAGATATAAGGAGCTCAAAGAGGAGAGGAGGAAAGCCGAGGAGGCTGAAAGGAGGAGGCTCGAGGCATCAACCAAGTCACACCTCACTGTCGGGATGAGggagtagtcttttttttttttttttttttttagcacacacacaaaagttagACATTATTTGACTCAGGGTGACAAGACTTACCAGCAGTATTCctcaaactctttttgtgtgtatgaTTAAATGAACTTGGAGCAGATGCAAAGACGTCGCCAGCTTTCAATGTTCTCAGTATCTTTTGCGAAGTCTCATATGGACTACCCAGGGTTTTTGATACTTGAAAGTGTTTTTAGCTTtaagttgttttttatttattgttcttaAAAGCGAGGGCATGGTGATCAACTaattagcacgtctgcctcaaagttctgaggaccggggttcaaatcccggccctgcccgcgtgtggagtttgcatgtttctccccgtgactgtgtgagttttctctgagtACTCCAGTTTGCTCTTAGatccaaaaaaacacacatcgTATGTTGAgcgaagactaaattgcccgtaggtgtgactgagagtactaatatttgtttttattatatgtCTCTCGCCCCaaaatacctgggataggctccaggatgaAGCcgggatgaatgaatgaatgttcttCGCAGCCCTACTGGCCCGACCGAtacaatttttcaatttttcacacTGTATCGGAAAGGTGGGAAAACATTAATAAGGTGTTTTGAAGCATAACAAAAACAGTCATGTGGAAATCTAATCACATCACTTTTTCACGAGACTATTCTCCAGCAATACACTACCTACTGGTGTCAAATATTGTTGCAAATAAATTGCACATAAACTGCGATGAAAATACTATATTTTATAATAAAAAGAATTTTGTCTATTATTTTGAATCTGTTATTCTTTTAAAGAAAGTCGATACATTTCTTCCCCTTTACAGTACAGTGAACCGCCAATTTAGCATTAACAAATTTGCCtaatcatacttttttttttaaatgtacactgcgttatttgtttaaaaaaaaacaactcaccgACATGCTGTTTCTGTGCACAGGCCAACAGTGGCATCTTGATGCCAACCAGGGAAACAGTTTGAAGAGAATTGAGGAGATTGTTTTAGACAAAAGTATGTGTAGTCCTTTTCCGACACCTTGTGCCATCTATATGTCTATATATATGAAATTACAATCCGTTACAGATTATTGATACATTAGACATAAATTCTATTTGATAACATTTATTTGACCAGGATTTTTCTCACATATTTAATTCCCCCCCCCAGCCAAGTGTTTCAGCCAAGAGAGAATTGTGGAGTGCTATTGCGATGTCACACTCCAACTCTCatcacaagtttaaaaaaaaacaaaccctcaatattgaaataaaacccAGTTATCGCCCCCATTATTCCATATTGGTATCTGGTGTTACAGGCTACGGATGACTGGAATAAAATATACGTCTGTTTACAGTAAATGTGCACACGTTCATGCAGGTATAGAAATTTATTTAGCTCATCTCCCATTCCAGGAGAGTTTAGAGAAAAGCCTCAGGGATTTCATCTGTAAGTCATTTTTGAAATGACTGTGGCAGCCATTAAATGGAAGCAAGAATAACAATTctaaaaattgcaaattttgGCCTGCTTTCTGACAACAAACTGCTGGAGAACTAGTTTGGAAATCAGAAGCCAGGGAGAAATTAATTCACTattattccatttattttaaaaggggaattggtaataaaaaaaatgcttgcaatacctcaattTTTATTGAATGCAATGGCAATTTGCATTTCAGTATTCATACAAGCTgcttatgaaaaacaaaatattacagaATTTGGGGAGCATTTACTAATATCGTGTATTATCTAAGTTTAGATGTAAGTCATTTATAAATATGCTTCCATTATTGTTTATATTATCTGGACAGTTTACTCTGATTTATGTTTTACAAGACAGCTCAACGGATAGCAGCGAATGAATGTTAGGTTTTGATTATGTACAAGTCACATTAATACATGAGTGGAAATACTTCACTTCAACTGAACTTTATCTACTTGGTGCCAGTTCCCAACAGAGGTTATCTCAAGGCACTTTACATACAAAGCAGGTCTAGAACATTCTGCTCCTCACATTTTAAAAGAGCGACTGAACCCTGCATGAACTAGAGGCTGTGCTTTTGAAAGGTACATAAAACTAATGTACAGTGTATTCCTTATTATTGTACATAATACCAGTGTGTGACTGAGACATTGGTATTACCCCTGAATATACGTGACATAATATTTAGGTCATGTGTTGCTGAACCAGCTGTAACCTGAGATTATGACATACTACAGTACAGGcttgctcctcttcctcctcctcctcctcttcgatATGACCCAAATCCCTCCTTAATTCAGAGGATAGATTTAATAACGATGAAGCAGCACAgttgatatactgtaaatgctattacagtatgtatgtgtgaCCATGTGATATTAGATAGGCGCGTGGGGATTTGAGACAGAATGACCTCATTCTGGATCAGCACTTTTAGGAGTAATGGGGGCGGGAGTTTTGGGTGGAAAGCTTAATTGCAGCCCCCTGCTGGCTGCTTGTGGAACACAGCTTTAAAAaagaatttaatttaaaagcGTCACACGTGACTGAATATGTTTACAGCTATGATCCTGAGTATTATGGAGTGTTTTGGGCTGGAAGAACAGATTTtgaaggtattttttttgtcactatcACGTGTAAAACATttgcttgcctttttttttggggggggggggttaatttaTAAAAACAGTTCTGCGCTTGCATTATACCTTTAAAACAACACGTCACCACTGATCACGTTAACCACGTTAGAATTTTTACCACATTCATCATTTAGGGCTGTCAATACTTTGTGTTACTTAAAACTAAACACCCGGAAAAGTATCACACACATTGTG contains:
- the ankrd33ba gene encoding ankyrin repeat domain-containing protein 33B — protein: MVLITDDRDGGVAASLRVKQHKAGTGVTQVHPTASEEEDYVGSCEETEESDEDDEEDFQEVDFEDLNDTRSIASDDSFYPPGDAFADYERSPSPQSPEPVSFFRACCANNAAVVRIMIRHGLTENEVQERDRNNRTGLLVACYQGYVDVVIALSQCPYLDANWQDSEGNTALITAAQAGHITITNYLLNYYSGLDIERRNCHGFTALMKAAMQGRVECVRSLMMAGATLNARDCGRQMTAREWALFTGRYETAWVMARLMERSTPKQICDGYSLEWPPLASMVAKSKEPRSCLKRLTDTMRDIFNIANVTNPEDTGVIDHLVSVTTAIRSPFIAVTCHTVCPNSPPSVGKRRYAVPEILHHQRAKEITAINLDSVDTNLKLFQNSQVTLVPKPSPDRRASLQTHRMAPRVRSTSLGMLSCNETELRRTSLLPLHTILRRSSIRPGFSIPKVRVSKAPTPTYEPEKIHRKSSAKDGGRQLLQIPKWRYKELKEERRKAEEAERRRLEASTKSHLTVGMRE